From Apium graveolens cultivar Ventura chromosome 9, ASM990537v1, whole genome shotgun sequence, the proteins below share one genomic window:
- the LOC141683984 gene encoding protein QUIRKY, whose product MTTPFPQPEPQQPPFQPPTIRKLIVEIIEARDLLPKDGLGSSSAYVVVDFDGQKKRTSTVSRNLNPVWNESLEFIVSDPKTMEFEQVEIEVFNDKKMSHGNARKNHFLGRVKLYGTQFAKRGDEGLIYFELEKKSVFSWIRGELGVRIYYYDEIVQQEQSQNNQEAMAGQQQQPAPPDQKPQLMVGEDGRVVEIPTQMPNHTADDSQSQPFVTIQEQPPAVTVQMEHHNHQYQRQMQYYNQAPQQSYQDVPSPVMQQDVQPEARNDSERVRVLRRPNGGDYSPRVITGKKLSESERIQPYDLVEPMQYLFIRIVKARGLSQNESSYVKIRSSSHLVRSKPASFRPGEQAPTSEWNQVFALGYNKDTASSTLEISVWDGSSEQFLGGVCFDLSDVPIRDPPDSPLAPQWYRLEGGDDPNSARVSGDLQLSVWIGTQADDAFPESWSSDSPYVTHTRSKVYQSPKLWYLRLTILEAQDLQIAPNLPPLTAPEIRVKVQLGFQSVRTRRGSINHHASSFFWHEDLVFVAGEPLEDTLILLVEDRTGSDPALLGHVMVSVGSIEQRLDERHVASKWFGLEGGPGGSYTGRIHLRMCLEGGYHVLDEAAHVCSDFRPTAKQLWKPAIGILELGILGARGLLPMKSKGEGKGSTDAYCVAKYGKKWVRTKTITDSFDPRWNEQYTWQVYDPCTVLTIGVFDNWRMFADTSDEKPDYRIGKVRIRVSTLESNKVYTNSYPLLVLQRTGLKKMGEIEIAVRFSCPSLLPDTCAVYGQQLLPKMHYLRPLGVAQQEALRGAATKMVAAWLTRSEPPLGPEVVRYMLDADSHTWSMRRSKANWFRIVAVLAWVIGLAKWLDNIRRWKNPVTTVLVHMLYLVLVWYPDLIVPTGFLYVFMIGVWYYRFKPKIPAGMDTRISQAETVDPDELDEEFDTFPSSRPPEIIRMRYDRLRTLAARVQTVLGDFATQGERAQALVSWRDPRATKMFIAVCLAITIVLYVVPAKMVAVALGFYYLRHPMFRDPMPPTSLNFFRRLPSLSDRLM is encoded by the coding sequence ATGACTACGCCCTTCCCCCAACCCGAACCTCAACAGCCACCATTCCAACCTCCCACTATCCGTAAACTCATAGTCGAAATCATCGAAGCACGTGACCTTCTTCCTAAAGACGGTCTTGGCAGCTCAAGTGCTTATGTTGTTGTAGACTTCGATGGACAGAAAAAAAGAACTTCTACTGTGTCACGTAACTTGAATCCTGTATGGAACGAGAGCCTCGAGTTTATTGTGTCCGATCCTAAGACAATGGAGTTCGAACAAGTTGAGATTGAAGTGTTTAATGATAAGAAAATGAGTCATGGAAATGCCAGGAAGAATCATTTTCTCGGGAGAGTTAAGTTGTACGGGACTCAGTTTGCGAAAAGAGGTGATGAAGGTTTGATTTATTTTGAGTTGGAGAAGAAGAGTGTGTTTAGTTGGATTCGAGGTGAGTTAGGTGTTAGGATTTATTATTATGATGAGATTGTTCAACAGGAACAATCTCAGAATAATCAGGAGGCGATGGCTGGTCAGCAACAGCAGCCAGCGCCTCCTGATCAGAAGCCGCAGCTTATGGTGGGAGAGGATGGTAGAGTTGTCGAGATTCCGACGCAGATGCCTAATCATACTGCTGATGATTCACAGTCACAGCCTTTTGTGACAATTCAGGAGCAACCGCCAGCTGTCACGGTGCAAATGGAGCATCATAATCATCAGTATCAGCGACAAATGCAGTATTATAATCAAGCGCCGCAACAGAGTTATCAGGATGTGCCTTCACCTGTGATGCAACAAGATGTTCAGCCTGAGGCCAGGAATGATAGCGAGAGAGTTAGGGTTTTGAGACGGCCTAATGGAGGAGATTATTCGCCTCGGGTTATTACAGGAAAGAAATTGAGTGAATCGGAGAGGATTCAGCCGTACGATTTAGTTGAGCCGATGCAGTACTTGTTTATTCGAATTGTGAAAGCTCGGGGACTTTCGCAGAACGAGAGTTCGTATGTGAAGATCAGGAGTTCGAGTCATTTAGTCCGGTCTAAACCGGCTAGTTTTAGGCCAGGGGAGCAAGCACCTACTTCAGAATGGAACCAGGTGTTTGCTCTTGGTTATAATAAAGATACGGCTAGTTCGACTTTGGAGATATCTGTTTGGGATGGATCTTCGGAGCAATTTTTAGGTGGAGTTTGTTTTGATCTTTCGGATGTTCCTATTCGTGATCCACCTGATAGTCCTCTGGCTCCTCAGTGGTATCGTCTTGAAGGCGGAGATGATCCGAATTCTGCTAGAGTTTCTGGTGATTTGCAGTTGTCTGTTTGGATTGGTACCCAGGCTGATGATGCTTTTCCGGAGTCATGGAGCTCGGATTCGCCTTACGTTACTCACACACGTTCTAAAGTTTATCAATCACCGAAGCTATGGTATTTGAGGCTTACGATACTTGAAGCTCAAGACCTTCAGATTGCTCCGAATTTGCCTCCGTTGACAGCACCGGAGATTAGAGTGAAAGTCCAGCTCGGATTTCAGTCTGTTAGGACGAGAAGAGGCTCGATTAATCATCATGCTTCGTCGTTTTTCTGGCATGAGGATCTTGTGTTTGTTGCTGGTGAGCCACTGGAAGATACATTGATACTCCTGGTGGAAGACCGGACTGGTAGTGATCCAGCACTCCTGGGACATGTTATGGTTTCTGTGGGATCAATTGAGCAGCGGTTGGATGAGCGACACGTGGCTTCTAAATGGTTCGGATTGGAAGGCGGACCTGGTGGATCATACACGGGTCGAATTCACCTCAGGATGTGCCTGGAGGGTGGGTATCATGTGCTTGACGAGGCGGCTCATGTGTGCAGTGATTTCAGGCCTACTGCTAAGCAGTTGTGGAAGCCTGCTATTGGAATATTGGAGCTTGGAATACTTGGAGCTCGTGGATTGCTCCCGATGAAATCCAAGGGTGAAGGGAAAGGCTCTACTGATGCTTACTGTGTGGCGAAGTATGGGAAAAAATGGGTTCGTACTAAAACTATTACTGACAGTTTTGATCCACGTTGGAACGAGCAGTACACTTGGCAGGTTTATGATCCTTGCACTGTCTTAACAATTGGTGTGTTTGACAATTGGCGTATGTTTGCTGACACGTCTGATGAAAAGCCTGACTATCGGATAGGAAAAGTTCGTATACGTGTTTCTACATTGGAGAGTAATAAAGTGTACACCAATTCATATCCTCTTTTGGTTTTGCAAAGAACAGGGTTGAAGAAAATGGGCGAAATTGAGATTGCGGTTAGGTTTTCCTGTCCATCGTTGTTGCCTGACACTTGTGCGGTTTATGGTCAGCAATTACTTCCAAAAATGCACTATCTACGCCCTCTTGGGGTCGCTCAACAAGAGGCATTACGTGGTGCTGCCACTAAGATGGTGGCGGCTTGGCTAACGCGATCAGAGCCACCACTTGGACCTGAAGTGGTTCGGTACATGTTGGATGCTGATTCTCATACTTGGAGCATGAGGAGAAGTAAGGCCAATTGGTTTCGGATTGTAGCTGTTCTTGCTTGGGTTATTGGGTTAGCGAAATGGCTGGATAATATTCGGAGGTGGAAGAATCCTGTTACTACAGTGTTGGTTCATATGTTGTATTTGGTGTTGGTTTGGTATCCCGATTTGATTGTGCCAACAGGGTTCTTGTATGTGTTTATGATTGGTGTATGGTACTACCGGTTCAAGCCTAAAATACCCGCTGGGATGGACACCCGAATATCTCAGGCTGAAACAGTTGACCCTGATGAATTGGATGAAGAGTTTGATACATTTCCAAGTTCAAGGCCACCTGAAATAATACGTATGAGGTACGACAGGTTGAGAACGTTGGCAGCACGGGTTCAGACCGTGTTGGGTGATTTTGCAACACAAGGGGAGAGGGCTCAGGCGCTAGTAAGCTGGAGGGACCCGAGGGCCACAAAAATGTTCATAGCAGTGTGTCTGGCTATAACCATTGTGCTGTATGTTGTTCCAGCCAAAATGGTAGCAGTGGCACTTGGATTCTATTACTTGAGGCACCCAATGTTCAGGGACCCCATGCCGCCAACTAGCTTAAACTTTTTTAGGAGACTACCAAGTTTGTCAGATCGATTAATGTAA
- the LOC141685172 gene encoding cold-responsive protein kinase 1-like: MGGFGSVYKGKLKDGTLVAVYVLSEESTQGIREFLTEIKTISTIEHENLVKLYGCCVEGIHRILVYGFLEHNSIAQTLLGKNHILVKGFNHHNIQFSWNVRREICIGVARGLAYLHEEIQPHIVHRDIKASNILLDENLTAKISDFGLAKLFPLDMSHISTRVAGTL; this comes from the exons ATGGGCGGTTTTGGTTCCGTTTACAAG GGGAAGCTAAAGGATGGCACCTTGGTGGCTGTATATGTGCTCTCTGAGGAATCAACTCAGGGTATTCGGGAGTTCTTAACAGAGATAAAAACAATCTCTACTATAGAACATGAAAATCTAGTTAAGCTGTATGGTTGTTGCGTAGAGGGCATCCATAGGATCCTCGTATATGGTTTTCTTGAACATAATAGCATTGCTCAAACCCTATTAGGTAAAAATCACATACTTGTGAAAG GTTTTAACCACCATAACATTCAGTTTAGCTGGAATGTAAGGAGGGAAATTTGCATAGGGGTTGCACGGGGTCTAGCATACCTTCATGAGGAAATCCAACCTCATATAGTTCACAGAGACATCAAAGCAAGTAACATTCTCCTTGACGAGAACCTTACTGCCAAGATTTCAGATTTTGGGCTCGCTAAGCTTTTTCCATTAGACATGTCTCATATTAGCACACGCGTTGCAGGAACCTTGTAA